The following coding sequences lie in one Hippopotamus amphibius kiboko isolate mHipAmp2 chromosome 7, mHipAmp2.hap2, whole genome shotgun sequence genomic window:
- the ANKRD53 gene encoding ankyrin repeat domain-containing protein 53, which translates to MQLAQKVSATCSDWATRRPRWALEWVCGRRGAGNRSGLLERSGLERARGSAWLGPGQKGLGARGGLSRAGLASRRCPAHCRLPPRAGSSFPSLAKEWDHRTIGSHCELFAASLGNLEWLRFCLNRHGGEILADDKGFTAIHSAAQSGKLACLQVLVEEYKFPVDLPTNNGQTPLHLVIHGDNKDMALPCIHYLIKQGAALNIQTCNGSTPLHLAAREGLLSCVKVLVQKGANVHAQDARGCKPIDYCKIWTHRICARFLKDAMWKRDKKDFAHEMGKLKRLKNQLILMEEDYLTEYQKEHQILREADFKKWLHRKLLPQGQFLIRDARREPRAPPQASALSKTARHGALRPPESFHPSPEARLRQTLPPTLPLVMPVPTYKQRVVRRPTVWNRSNNPARSPTAQIGYPQGVRLGVHPESRPEHDFRCFLEVRPDGHGGVLLRTVAGNQVAPVPRLPFEVIIRELYPSVRPHRMKVPQGFCSVTLREVPRKRRLGNSTCWTDTLSMSLRETFGEGFLAAVRAHRGLPTLPSPKPPPT; encoded by the exons ATGCAGCTGGCGCAGAAGGTCTCAGCCACCTGCAGCGACTGGGCAACCCGGAGGCCCAGGTGGGCCCTGGAGTGGGTGTGCGGACGTCGAGGCGCAGGGAACCGCTCGGGCCTTCTGGAAAGGTCGGGCCTGGAGCGTGCGAGGGGGTCAGCGTGGCTCGGGCCGGGCCAG AAAGGCCTTGGTGCACGTGGGGGCCTCTCCCGCGCCGGCTTGGCCAGCCGCCGCTGCCCTGCTCACTGCCGCCTTCCTCCCCGCGCCGGCTCTAGCTTCCCAAGTCTAGCCAAGGAGTGGGACCACAGGACGATCGGGAGCCACTGCGAGCTGTTCGCGGCCTCGCTGGGCAACCTGGAATGGTTGCGATTCTGTCTAAATAGGCACGGTGGGGAAATCCTCGCCGATGACAAG GGTTTCACTGCCATCCACTCTGCAGCCCAGAGTGGCAAGCTTGCATGCCTGCAGGTCTTGGTGGAGGAGTACAAGTTTCCCGTGGACCTGCCCACCAACAATGGCCAGACACCTCTGCACCTTGTCATCCACGGTGACAACAAGGACATGGCCCTCCCCTGCATTCACTATCTGATTAAGCAAGGGGCAGCCCTCAACAT CCAGACATGCAACGGCTCCACACCCCTGCACCTGGCAGCCCGCGAGGGCCTGCTGAGCTGTGTGAAGGTCCTGGTGCAGAAAGGTGCCAACGTCCATGCCCAAGATGCCAGGGGCTGCAAACCCATCGACTACTGCAAAATATGGACCCACCGCATCTGTGCCCG ATTCTTGAAGGATGCCATGTGGAAACGGGACAAGAAGGACTTTGCCCatgagatggggaaactgaagagGCTCAAGAACCAGCTGATTCTCATGGAGGAGGACTACCTGACTGAGTATCAA AAAGAGCACCAAATTCTGAGAGAAGCTGACTTTAAGAAGTGGCTCCACCGCAAGCTGTTGCCCCAAGGCCAATTCCTGATCCGCGACGCTCGGCGAGAGCCCCGTGCTCCACCCCAGGCCAGCGCCCTTTCCAAGACCGCCAGGCATGGGGCGCTGCGGCCCCCGGAGAGCTTCCACCCCTCTCCAGAAGCGCGCCTGCGACAGACACTGCCACCCACTCTGCCCTTGGTGATGCCTGTGCCCACCTACAAGCAACGCGTGGTAAGGAGGCCCACGGTGTGGAATCGTAGCAACAACCCTGCCAGGTCCCCCACCGCCCAGATTGGCTACCCGCAGGGCGTCCGCCTGGGCGTGCATCCCGAATCCAGGCCGGAGCACGACTTCCGCTGCTTCCTCGAGGTGAGGCCCGACGGGCATGGTGGTGTGCTCCTGCGCACGGTGGCTGGCAACCAGGTGGCGCCTGTGCCCCGACTGCCTTTTGAGGTGATAATCCGCGAGCTGTACCCTTCAGTGCGGCCACACAGGATGAAGGTGCCCCAGGGCTTTTGTTCTGTCACCCTGAGAGAGGTGCCCCGGAAGCGGCGCCTGGGCAACAGCACCTGCTGGACGGACACTCTGAGCATGAGCCTGAGAGAGACATTTGGCGAAGGCTTCCTGGCAGCCGTGCGAGCCCATCGAGggctccccaccctgccctcccccaaacCACCCCCCACGTAA
- the TEX261 gene encoding protein TEX261 isoform X2, whose translation MWFMYVLSWLSLFIQVAFITLAVAAGLYYLAELIEEYTVATSRIIKYMIWFSTAVLIGLYVFECFPTYMIGVGLFTNLVYFGLLQTFPFIMLTSPNFILSCGLVVVNHYLAFQFFAEEYYPFSEVLAYFTFCLWIIPFAFFVSLSAGENVLPSTVQPGDDVVSNYFTKGKRGKRLGILVVFSFIKEAILPSRQKIY comes from the exons ATGTGGTTCATGTACGTGCTGAGCTGGCTGTCGCTCTTCATCCAGGTGGCCTTCATCACGCTGGCCGTCG CGGCGGGACTTTATTACCTGGCAGAATTGATAGAAGAATACACAGTGGCCACCAGCAGGATCATAAAATACATGATCTGG TTCTCCACAGCTGTGCTGATTGGCCTCTACGTTTTTGAGTGCTTCCCCACCTACATGATTGGCGTGGGCCTCTTCACCAACCTTGTCTACTTTGGCCTCCTCCAGACCTTCCCCTTCATCATGCTGACCTCGCCTAACTTCATCCTGTCGTGCG GGCTAGTGGTGGTGAACCATTACCTAGCGTTTCAGTTTTTTGCAGAGGAGTATTATCCTTTCTCAGAG GTCCTGGCCTATTTCACTTTCTGTCTGTGGATAATCCCGTTTGCGTTCTTTGTGTCACTGTCGGCTGGGGAGAACGTCCTGCCCTCCACCGTGCAGCCCGGAG ATGACGTGGTCTCCAATTACTTCACCAAAGGCAAGCGGGGCAAACGCTTAGGGATCCTGGTTGTCTTCTCCTTCATCAAAGAGGCCATTCTACCCAGTCGGCAGAAGATATACTGA
- the TEX261 gene encoding protein TEX261 isoform X1 yields MWFMYVLSWLSLFIQVAFITLAVAAGLYYLAELIEEYTVATSRIIKYMIWFSTAVLIGLYVFECFPTYMIGVGLFTNLVYFGLLQTFPFIMLTSPNFILSCGLVVVNHYLAFQFFAEEYYPFSECLCCQVLAYFTFCLWIIPFAFFVSLSAGENVLPSTVQPGDDVVSNYFTKGKRGKRLGILVVFSFIKEAILPSRQKIY; encoded by the exons ATGTGGTTCATGTACGTGCTGAGCTGGCTGTCGCTCTTCATCCAGGTGGCCTTCATCACGCTGGCCGTCG CGGCGGGACTTTATTACCTGGCAGAATTGATAGAAGAATACACAGTGGCCACCAGCAGGATCATAAAATACATGATCTGG TTCTCCACAGCTGTGCTGATTGGCCTCTACGTTTTTGAGTGCTTCCCCACCTACATGATTGGCGTGGGCCTCTTCACCAACCTTGTCTACTTTGGCCTCCTCCAGACCTTCCCCTTCATCATGCTGACCTCGCCTAACTTCATCCTGTCGTGCG GGCTAGTGGTGGTGAACCATTACCTAGCGTTTCAGTTTTTTGCAGAGGAGTATTATCCTTTCTCAGAG TGTCTCTGTTGCCAGGTCCTGGCCTATTTCACTTTCTGTCTGTGGATAATCCCGTTTGCGTTCTTTGTGTCACTGTCGGCTGGGGAGAACGTCCTGCCCTCCACCGTGCAGCCCGGAG ATGACGTGGTCTCCAATTACTTCACCAAAGGCAAGCGGGGCAAACGCTTAGGGATCCTGGTTGTCTTCTCCTTCATCAAAGAGGCCATTCTACCCAGTCGGCAGAAGATATACTGA